A region of Subdoligranulum variabile DNA encodes the following proteins:
- a CDS encoding radical SAM protein: protein MKYLTYAERVFLHGHLSRVRHVTLDPDGPGVVRIHLIPCRRPDRDTPFVAILNGQDILPLNVSWAILLTNLIDALHPHSGKELTPADWSAVTAQAVAATHKVYRRTPELQIESDLQLMLDCLCAVARGQTPPLHVQPLHLGDYAPRMNAPHRMDLMISSMMKDGAWHCNQKCLHCYAANQPLGAVPELDTDQWLAVIEKCRSAGIPQLTFTGGEPTLRNDLIKLVQAAQWFVTRLNTNGRMLTSAMCKDLKNASLDAVQITFYSADPEIHNTLVGVDGYTDTLGGIKNALAAGLSVSLNTPLCSLNRDYLATVQLAHELGIRYLTCSGLIPAGNAETEASRAERLTPNELVAVLRPAMDYAAAHGMEINFTSPGWLPEETLRELGFTQIPSCGACLSNMAVGPDGTVLPCQSWLSGPGLGNLLRTPWHRIWHSAACSAIRNTSAAMERRCQLGDTPLQEGCR, encoded by the coding sequence ATGAAATACCTGACCTATGCGGAACGCGTCTTTCTGCACGGGCATCTGTCCCGTGTGCGCCATGTGACGCTGGACCCCGACGGTCCCGGCGTTGTACGCATCCACCTGATCCCCTGCCGCCGCCCCGACCGGGATACCCCCTTTGTGGCGATCCTCAACGGGCAGGACATTCTGCCCCTGAACGTCAGCTGGGCGATCCTGCTGACCAACCTGATCGACGCTTTGCACCCTCACAGCGGCAAGGAACTGACTCCCGCTGACTGGTCGGCCGTCACGGCCCAGGCCGTGGCCGCCACCCACAAAGTCTACCGCCGTACCCCGGAACTGCAGATCGAATCCGACCTGCAGCTGATGCTGGACTGTCTGTGTGCAGTGGCCCGGGGCCAGACCCCGCCGCTCCATGTGCAGCCGCTGCATCTGGGGGACTATGCCCCCCGGATGAACGCGCCCCATCGTATGGACCTGATGATCAGTTCCATGATGAAGGATGGCGCCTGGCACTGCAACCAGAAGTGTCTGCACTGTTACGCTGCCAACCAGCCGCTGGGCGCCGTTCCCGAGCTGGATACCGATCAATGGCTGGCCGTCATCGAGAAATGCCGCAGTGCGGGCATTCCCCAGCTGACCTTTACCGGCGGGGAGCCGACACTGCGCAACGATCTGATCAAACTTGTGCAAGCGGCCCAGTGGTTTGTGACCCGGCTGAACACCAACGGCCGGATGCTGACCAGCGCCATGTGCAAGGATCTGAAAAACGCCAGTCTGGACGCCGTCCAGATCACCTTCTATTCTGCCGACCCGGAGATCCACAACACCCTGGTGGGCGTGGACGGCTACACCGACACGCTGGGCGGCATCAAGAACGCCCTGGCTGCCGGGCTGAGCGTCAGCCTGAACACACCGCTGTGCAGTCTGAACCGGGATTACCTGGCCACGGTACAGCTGGCCCACGAGCTGGGCATCCGCTATCTGACCTGCAGCGGGCTGATTCCCGCAGGCAATGCCGAGACGGAAGCCAGCCGCGCCGAGCGTCTGACCCCCAACGAGCTGGTGGCAGTGCTGCGCCCCGCGATGGACTACGCCGCCGCCCACGGTATGGAGATCAACTTCACCAGCCCCGGCTGGCTGCCCGAGGAGACGCTGCGGGAACTGGGCTTCACCCAGATCCCCAGCTGCGGTGCCTGCCTTTCCAACATGGCGGTGGGCCCCGACGGCACCGTGCTGCCCTGTCAGAGCTGGCTGTCCGGCCCTGGCCTTGGGAATCTTTTACGCACGCCCTGGCACCGCATCTGGCACAGTGCCGCCTGCAGTGCCATCCGCAACACCAGCGCCGCCATGGAGCGGCGCTGCCAATTGGGGGATACACCCCTGCAGGAGGGCTGCCGATGA
- a CDS encoding cation transporter, translating into MQKKFKIEVDCANCAAKIETAVKALPGVENASVSFMTQKMLLAADDDRFDEVLQQAVRAAKKIEPDFEIEL; encoded by the coding sequence ATGCAGAAGAAATTCAAGATCGAAGTGGACTGCGCCAACTGCGCCGCCAAAATCGAGACCGCCGTCAAGGCACTGCCCGGCGTGGAGAACGCCAGTGTCAGCTTCATGACCCAGAAGATGCTGCTGGCAGCCGACGATGACCGCTTTGATGAGGTCCTGCAGCAGGCTGTACGTGCGGCGAAAAAGATCGAGCCGGATTTCGAGATCGAACTGTAA
- a CDS encoding peptide chain release factor 3 — protein MPSLREQIESRRTFAIISHPDAGKTTLTEKLLLYGGAIQTAGSVKGKQSAKHAVSDWMDIEKQRGISVTSSVLQFNYQGKCINILDTPGHQDFSEDTYRTLMAADSAVMVIDAAKGVEAQTIKLFKVCTLRHIPIFTFINKMDREARDPFELMDNIEEILGIKTYPMNWPIGCGKGFKGVFDRNARRVLAFESDGRANGVKMVDEIEAELGDAKLDELIGADNHQKLAEDIELLDGAAEEFDLEAVHNGTLSPVFFGSALTNFGVEPFLKEFLRLTPTPLPRKDAISGEVVDPCSENFSGFIFKIQANMNKNHRDRIAFLRICSGKFERGMEAYHVQEGKNIKLATGTSLMADDRAIVSEAYAGDIIGLFDPGIFSIGDTLCTGKPHVQFAGIPTFAPEHFARVTQVDTMKRKQFVKGMEQIAQEGAIQIFRDLGSGMEEVIVGVVGVLQLEVLEYRLKNEYNVEIRMQQLPYEYLRWITNDPDELDPKHLDLTSDTRPIEDLKGNHLLLFGSSWSINWAEQHNENLKLSEFGNLTF, from the coding sequence ATGCCATCATTGCGCGAACAAATTGAAAGCCGGCGGACCTTTGCGATCATCTCGCACCCCGACGCCGGTAAAACCACCCTGACCGAAAAGCTGCTTTTGTACGGGGGCGCCATCCAGACGGCCGGTTCGGTCAAGGGCAAGCAGAGTGCCAAACACGCGGTGTCCGACTGGATGGACATCGAGAAACAGCGCGGTATCTCGGTCACTTCGTCGGTGCTGCAGTTCAACTACCAGGGCAAGTGCATCAACATTCTGGACACCCCCGGCCACCAGGACTTCAGCGAGGACACCTACCGTACCCTGATGGCGGCCGACTCCGCCGTCATGGTCATCGACGCCGCCAAGGGCGTGGAAGCGCAGACCATCAAGCTGTTCAAGGTCTGCACGCTGCGCCATATTCCCATCTTCACCTTCATCAACAAGATGGACCGGGAAGCCCGGGACCCCTTTGAACTGATGGACAACATCGAGGAGATCCTCGGCATCAAGACCTATCCCATGAACTGGCCCATCGGCTGCGGCAAGGGCTTCAAGGGCGTCTTTGACCGCAACGCCCGCCGGGTGCTGGCCTTCGAGAGCGACGGCCGTGCCAACGGCGTGAAGATGGTGGACGAGATCGAGGCCGAGCTGGGCGACGCCAAGCTGGACGAGCTCATCGGCGCCGACAACCACCAGAAACTGGCGGAGGATATCGAACTGCTGGACGGTGCCGCCGAGGAATTCGACCTGGAGGCCGTGCACAACGGTACGCTGTCGCCGGTATTCTTCGGTTCGGCGCTGACCAACTTCGGTGTGGAGCCCTTCCTGAAAGAGTTCCTTCGCCTGACCCCCACCCCGCTGCCCCGCAAGGATGCCATCTCCGGCGAGGTGGTGGATCCCTGCAGCGAGAATTTCTCCGGCTTCATCTTCAAGATCCAGGCCAACATGAACAAAAACCACCGGGACCGCATCGCTTTCCTGCGCATCTGCTCGGGCAAGTTCGAGCGCGGCATGGAGGCCTACCACGTGCAGGAGGGCAAGAACATCAAGCTGGCCACCGGCACCAGCCTGATGGCCGATGACCGGGCCATCGTCAGCGAAGCCTACGCCGGCGACATCATCGGTCTGTTTGATCCGGGCATCTTCTCCATAGGCGACACCCTGTGCACCGGCAAGCCCCATGTGCAGTTTGCCGGCATTCCCACCTTCGCGCCGGAGCATTTTGCCCGGGTGACCCAGGTGGATACCATGAAGCGCAAACAGTTCGTCAAGGGCATGGAGCAGATCGCCCAGGAGGGCGCCATCCAGATCTTCCGCGATCTGGGCTCCGGCATGGAGGAAGTCATCGTCGGCGTGGTGGGCGTGCTGCAGCTGGAAGTGCTGGAGTACCGCCTGAAAAACGAGTACAACGTGGAGATCCGCATGCAGCAGCTGCCTTATGAGTACCTGCGCTGGATCACCAACGACCCCGATGAGCTGGATCCCAAGCATCTGGACCTGACCAGCGATACCCGCCCCATTGAGGACCTGAAAGGAAACCATCTGCTGCTCTTCGGCAGCTCCTGGAGCATCAACTGGGCCGAACAGCACAACGAGAACCTGAAACTCTCGGAGTTCGGCAACCTGACGTTTTAA
- a CDS encoding uracil-xanthine permease family protein: protein MSEKTIDYSKGIYDARQLGTPKMLILGAQHMFAMFGATVLVPLLTGLSVSTTLLCAGLGTLLFHFLCKGKVPAFLGSSFAYLGGFTIVSNDGANPENLPYACAAVAFSGLVYVLFSFLISAFGIRRMMKFFPPVVTGPIIIAIGLILAPSAITNCQSNWLLAFVALATVIICNIWGKGMVKILPILIGVLVAYAVALLTGAVDFAAIAEASWFGLPVHKESMGLFAIDGSETFISALFTIVPIALATMMEHIGDIAAISATTGKNYIRDPGLNRTLLGDGLATTMAGLLGGPANTTYGENTGVLALTKIYDPLVIRIAAVFALVLSFCPKFEAIINTIPTGIVGGISFVLYGMISAIGVRNVVENKVDFTNSRNLIIAAVILVCALGFDSVGGITFNIAGMAVNLSGLAIAAIAGILLNAILPGNDYEFDEGTNDGEGASLRV, encoded by the coding sequence ATGAGCGAAAAGACGATCGATTATTCCAAGGGTATCTACGATGCCCGCCAACTGGGCACCCCCAAGATGCTGATCCTGGGCGCGCAGCACATGTTCGCCATGTTCGGCGCCACCGTGCTGGTGCCGCTGCTGACCGGGCTGAGCGTCAGCACCACCCTGCTGTGTGCCGGCCTGGGCACGCTGCTGTTCCACTTTCTGTGCAAGGGCAAGGTACCCGCTTTCCTGGGTTCCAGCTTTGCCTACCTGGGCGGCTTTACCATCGTGAGCAATGATGGCGCCAACCCCGAAAATCTGCCCTATGCCTGCGCGGCGGTGGCGTTTTCCGGCCTGGTGTACGTACTGTTCAGCTTCCTCATCTCGGCGTTCGGCATCCGCCGCATGATGAAGTTCTTCCCGCCGGTGGTCACCGGTCCCATCATCATCGCCATCGGCCTGATCCTGGCCCCCAGCGCCATCACCAACTGCCAGAGCAACTGGCTGCTGGCCTTCGTGGCTCTGGCCACCGTCATCATCTGCAACATCTGGGGCAAAGGCATGGTCAAGATCCTGCCCATCCTTATCGGCGTTCTGGTGGCCTACGCGGTTGCTCTGCTCACCGGCGCCGTGGATTTTGCCGCCATCGCCGAAGCGTCCTGGTTCGGTCTGCCTGTGCATAAGGAATCCATGGGCCTGTTTGCCATCGACGGCAGCGAGACCTTCATCAGCGCCCTCTTCACCATCGTGCCCATCGCCCTGGCCACCATGATGGAACACATCGGCGACATCGCCGCCATCAGCGCCACCACCGGCAAGAACTACATCCGCGACCCGGGCCTCAACCGTACCCTGCTGGGCGATGGCCTGGCCACCACCATGGCCGGCCTGCTGGGAGGCCCCGCCAACACCACCTACGGTGAGAACACCGGCGTGCTGGCCCTGACCAAGATCTACGACCCGCTGGTCATCCGCATCGCCGCCGTCTTCGCCCTGGTGCTGAGCTTCTGCCCCAAGTTTGAAGCCATCATCAACACCATCCCCACCGGCATCGTGGGCGGCATCAGCTTCGTGCTCTACGGCATGATCTCCGCTATCGGCGTGCGCAACGTCGTGGAAAACAAGGTGGACTTCACCAACTCCCGCAACCTCATCATCGCCGCCGTCATCCTGGTCTGTGCCCTGGGCTTTGACTCGGTGGGCGGCATCACCTTCAACATCGCCGGCATGGCCGTCAACCTCTCGGGTCTGGCCATCGCCGCCATCGCAGGCATCCTGCTCAACGCCATCCTGCCCGGCAACGACTACGAGTTCGACGAGGGCACCAACGACGGCGAGGGTGCCAGCCTGCGCGTCTGA
- a CDS encoding ArsR/SmtB family transcription factor: protein MFAMALHDAALPADGQPLDEQALQKLQDDLPGDEILYDLAELFRVFGDTTRIKILYALFESELCVNDIAQVVGLSQSAVSHQLRLLKTSKLVKFRREGKAIYYSLDDDHVRSMIALGMEHVEE from the coding sequence ATGTTTGCCATGGCACTGCACGATGCCGCCCTGCCTGCCGACGGCCAGCCGCTGGATGAGCAGGCCCTGCAGAAGCTGCAGGATGATCTGCCGGGGGACGAGATCCTCTACGATCTGGCGGAGCTGTTCCGGGTGTTCGGCGACACCACCCGCATCAAGATTCTGTATGCCCTCTTTGAAAGCGAGCTCTGCGTCAACGACATTGCCCAGGTGGTGGGTCTTTCCCAGAGCGCCGTAAGTCACCAGCTGCGTCTTCTCAAGACCAGCAAGCTGGTGAAGTTCCGGCGGGAAGGCAAGGCCATCTACTATTCCCTGGACGACGACCACGTGCGCAGCATGATTGCCCTGGGCATGGAGCATGTAGAAGAGTAA
- a CDS encoding heavy metal translocating P-type ATPase, protein MTKKQKKTLRRIILAAVLTVCAAVALQFVALPWYGQLIVWLIPYLVIGYDVLRKAVLGIKGGEVFDENFLMAVATVGAMGCGEYAEGVAVMLFYQIGELFQSYAVGKSRRSISELMDIRPDSANLEQADGTVTVVDPDEVAVGSVIVVRPGEKIPIDGRVLSGESTLNTAALTGESRPRSVRPGDDVISGCVNEDGLLRITTTKAYDESTVAKILDLVENSSLKKAKVENFITKFAHWYTPAVCLAALVLAVLPPLVLGGGWTTWVLRALTFLVISCPCALVISIPLTFFGGIGGASRCGILVKGGNYLEALAHTGVAAFDKTGTLTKGVFAVTRVNPAHGVTETELLENAALAERFSSHPISKSLRDACPDVDARRAADAQEIAGQGVRTLVDGKVVLAGNARLMEANGIAYTADDGAGSIVYVARDGAFLGSILISDEEKPTAAAAMRDLRGQGVRTVMLTGDSPAVADKVAAELGIDEVHAGLLPADKVQQVEALLTAKPADKMLVFAGDGINDAPVLMRADIGIAMGALGSDAAIEAADVVLMDDDPAKIGLAMRVARKCMTIVYQNIVFALGVKFLCLLLSAVGVANMWWAVFADVGVMVLAVLNATRMLNVKSYR, encoded by the coding sequence ATGACCAAGAAGCAGAAAAAGACGCTGCGGCGCATCATCCTGGCCGCAGTGCTGACGGTGTGCGCCGCAGTAGCGCTGCAGTTTGTTGCCCTGCCGTGGTACGGCCAGCTGATCGTCTGGCTGATCCCCTATCTGGTGATCGGCTACGATGTGCTGCGCAAGGCGGTGCTGGGCATCAAGGGCGGCGAGGTCTTTGATGAGAACTTCCTGATGGCGGTGGCCACCGTGGGCGCCATGGGCTGCGGCGAATACGCCGAGGGCGTGGCCGTCATGCTGTTCTACCAGATCGGTGAGCTGTTCCAGAGCTATGCGGTGGGCAAAAGCCGCCGCAGCATCAGCGAGCTGATGGACATCCGCCCCGACAGCGCCAATCTGGAGCAGGCCGATGGAACCGTGACGGTGGTGGACCCCGACGAAGTGGCGGTGGGTTCGGTCATTGTGGTACGGCCCGGTGAGAAGATCCCCATCGACGGCAGGGTGCTCAGCGGGGAAAGCACGCTGAACACCGCAGCCCTGACCGGCGAGAGCCGCCCGCGCAGTGTTCGCCCCGGGGATGACGTGATCAGCGGCTGCGTCAACGAGGACGGCCTGCTGCGCATCACCACCACCAAGGCCTACGACGAATCCACCGTGGCGAAGATCCTGGACCTGGTGGAAAACTCCAGTCTGAAAAAGGCCAAGGTGGAAAACTTCATTACGAAATTTGCTCACTGGTACACCCCGGCCGTCTGTCTGGCGGCACTGGTGCTGGCCGTGCTGCCCCCGCTGGTGCTGGGCGGCGGCTGGACCACCTGGGTACTGCGCGCCCTGACCTTCCTGGTCATCAGCTGTCCCTGCGCGCTGGTCATCTCCATTCCGCTGACCTTCTTCGGCGGCATCGGCGGTGCCTCCCGGTGCGGTATTCTGGTCAAGGGCGGCAACTATCTGGAGGCGCTGGCCCATACCGGCGTGGCGGCCTTTGACAAAACCGGCACGCTGACCAAAGGTGTCTTTGCTGTGACCCGGGTCAACCCGGCCCACGGGGTGACCGAGACAGAGCTGCTGGAAAACGCCGCCCTCGCGGAGCGTTTTTCCAGCCATCCCATCAGCAAGAGCCTGCGGGATGCCTGCCCCGATGTGGATGCCCGCCGGGCAGCCGACGCCCAGGAGATTGCCGGCCAGGGTGTGCGCACCCTGGTGGACGGCAAGGTGGTCCTGGCCGGCAATGCCCGGTTGATGGAGGCCAACGGCATCGCCTATACGGCCGACGACGGCGCGGGCAGCATCGTCTATGTGGCCCGGGACGGAGCGTTCCTTGGCTCCATCCTGATCTCCGATGAGGAGAAGCCCACCGCCGCCGCGGCCATGCGGGATCTGCGCGGGCAGGGCGTGCGCACCGTCATGCTCACCGGTGACAGCCCCGCCGTAGCCGACAAGGTCGCCGCCGAACTGGGCATCGACGAGGTCCACGCCGGGCTGCTGCCCGCCGACAAGGTGCAGCAGGTGGAAGCGCTGCTGACTGCCAAACCCGCCGACAAGATGCTGGTCTTTGCCGGGGACGGCATCAACGACGCCCCGGTGCTCATGCGGGCAGACATCGGCATTGCCATGGGAGCCCTGGGCAGCGACGCCGCCATCGAAGCTGCCGACGTGGTACTGATGGACGACGACCCGGCCAAGATCGGTCTGGCCATGCGGGTGGCCCGCAAGTGCATGACCATCGTCTACCAGAACATCGTCTTTGCCCTGGGCGTGAAATTCCTCTGCCTGCTGCTGAGCGCCGTGGGCGTGGCCAACATGTGGTGGGCCGTCTTTGCCGACGTGGGGGTCATGGTCCTGGCGGTGCTCAACGCCACCCGGATGCTCAACGTGAAATCCTACCGATAA
- a CDS encoding YitT family protein codes for MLHLLPQRPTKKMLVEDAKFFALLNLGLIATALGIALFKTPNHFAFGGTSGLSIILSSLFPQWNVGFFMWIVNAILVLLGFAFLGVRSMGWTIYSSFALSFFVSLCERIWPLTAPLTHDVFLELCYAVILPAVGSAIVFNIGASTGGTDIVAMILHKYTSLEIGRALLISDLAIVLVGAYLYGPATGLYCILGMVLKTTVVDSAIESINLRKVCTVVTTNPGPVRDFIVKELNRSATEERAEGAYSHEEKWVLMTVLTRGQAQHLRRFVRRNDPHAFITIVNSSEIVGKGFRSI; via the coding sequence ATGCTGCATCTTCTGCCCCAGCGCCCCACCAAAAAAATGCTGGTGGAGGACGCCAAGTTTTTCGCACTGCTCAACCTGGGCCTCATCGCCACCGCCCTGGGCATCGCCCTCTTCAAGACCCCCAACCATTTCGCCTTCGGCGGCACCTCGGGCCTTTCCATCATCCTGTCCAGTCTGTTCCCCCAGTGGAACGTGGGCTTCTTCATGTGGATCGTCAACGCCATCCTCGTTCTGCTGGGTTTCGCCTTTCTGGGCGTCCGGTCCATGGGCTGGACCATCTATTCTTCCTTTGCCCTGTCCTTCTTCGTCAGCCTGTGTGAACGGATCTGGCCGCTGACCGCCCCCCTGACCCACGATGTGTTTCTGGAACTGTGCTACGCCGTCATCCTGCCCGCCGTGGGCAGCGCCATCGTCTTCAACATCGGCGCCTCCACCGGCGGTACCGACATCGTCGCCATGATCCTGCACAAGTACACCAGTCTGGAGATCGGCCGCGCCCTGCTCATCAGTGACCTGGCCATCGTGCTGGTGGGCGCCTATCTCTATGGTCCCGCCACCGGACTGTACTGCATTCTGGGCATGGTGCTCAAGACTACCGTGGTAGACAGCGCCATCGAGAGCATCAACCTGCGCAAGGTCTGCACCGTGGTCACCACCAATCCCGGCCCGGTGCGGGATTTCATCGTCAAGGAGCTCAACCGTTCCGCTACCGAGGAACGGGCCGAGGGTGCCTACTCCCACGAGGAGAAATGGGTGCTCATGACGGTGCTCACCCGCGGCCAGGCCCAGCACCTGCGCCGTTTCGTGCGCCGCAACGATCCCCACGCCTTCATCACCATCGTCAACAGCAGCGAGATCGTGGGCAAGGGGTTCCGCTCCATCTGA
- a CDS encoding Gfo/Idh/MocA family protein has translation MPLQLAVLSTSRIVEEFLHHLPEMPEISVQALCCRPQSGEKARAWAAEYGIPQVYTDEETCYRAGGFDAVYIGTANHLHYEAARRALEAGYHVILEKPFTGTAAEARALYALADQKGVMLLEAITVYYLPQFAFLRRELETIGPVRGAMASFCARSRRYDDFLKGIWNTTFDPACQGGALNDMNVYNLHLLTGLLGAPRQAEYRATRAANGIDTAGLALLDYGDFTAAALAAKDSDGVNGMVLQGPGGHLVVEGGTNALPVVYCVPGAVRGSTARREGPAAARFRMAYEFAAFVRIIAERDTAAEAEARARTLTVMDLLDKLHAEDLPQK, from the coding sequence ATGCCGCTGCAGCTTGCCGTTCTGTCCACCAGCCGAATCGTAGAAGAGTTCTTGCACCATCTTCCCGAAATGCCGGAAATTTCGGTGCAGGCGCTCTGCTGCCGTCCCCAGAGCGGGGAGAAGGCCCGCGCCTGGGCCGCAGAGTACGGTATCCCCCAGGTGTATACCGATGAGGAAACCTGCTACCGGGCCGGCGGGTTTGACGCCGTCTACATCGGCACCGCCAATCATTTGCACTACGAGGCGGCCCGGCGGGCGCTGGAGGCCGGCTACCATGTGATCCTGGAAAAGCCCTTCACCGGTACGGCCGCCGAAGCCCGGGCACTTTACGCTCTGGCCGACCAAAAGGGTGTGATGCTGCTGGAGGCCATCACGGTGTATTATCTGCCGCAGTTTGCCTTTTTGCGGCGGGAACTGGAAACCATCGGCCCGGTGCGCGGCGCCATGGCCAGTTTCTGCGCCCGCAGCCGCCGGTATGACGATTTCCTGAAAGGCATCTGGAACACCACCTTCGACCCGGCCTGTCAGGGCGGCGCCCTCAACGACATGAATGTCTATAACCTCCATCTGCTGACCGGCCTGCTGGGCGCACCCCGGCAGGCGGAATACCGCGCCACCCGCGCCGCCAACGGCATTGACACGGCGGGACTGGCGCTGCTGGACTACGGGGATTTCACCGCCGCCGCCCTGGCTGCCAAGGACAGTGACGGCGTCAACGGGATGGTCCTGCAGGGGCCAGGCGGCCATCTGGTGGTGGAGGGCGGCACCAACGCCCTGCCGGTGGTCTACTGCGTGCCGGGCGCGGTGCGGGGCAGCACCGCGCGCAGGGAAGGCCCTGCCGCCGCGCGGTTTCGCATGGCCTATGAGTTCGCGGCGTTTGTCCGGATCATCGCCGAAAGGGACACTGCCGCCGAGGCGGAGGCCCGGGCCCGGACGCTGACCGTCATGGATCTGCTGGACAAGCTGCACGCCGAGGATTTGCCGCAGAAATAA
- a CDS encoding M23 family metallopeptidase, which translates to MNHIKSFFKEKGLYLFCLALVFAATAAGILALRSVVNNMSELTQLRKDALQEDSTWTQPDTTVDNPASDVPKPTTAPSAAPSASPSSSGAQSESAAASAGPGGTAAPSAQPAASSAFWQTKPIAEFSGEELVYNETLGDWRTHNGADYAAKAGEEVSPVCGGTVTAVTEDALWGTVVEITDQNEVLWRYCGLTEASVKPGEGVTTATTLGKAGSVPAESKIAAHIHLECLKGEEYQDPESMK; encoded by the coding sequence ATGAACCATATCAAATCGTTTTTCAAGGAGAAGGGCCTCTACCTGTTCTGTCTGGCGCTGGTGTTTGCCGCTACGGCGGCGGGCATTCTGGCGCTGCGCAGCGTCGTGAACAACATGTCGGAGCTGACACAGCTCCGCAAAGATGCGTTGCAGGAGGACAGCACATGGACGCAGCCCGATACCACCGTAGACAATCCGGCCAGCGACGTGCCGAAACCCACTACAGCGCCCTCAGCCGCGCCCTCTGCTTCGCCCTCCTCGTCTGGGGCGCAGTCGGAGTCTGCCGCTGCCTCTGCCGGACCTGGCGGCACTGCCGCGCCGTCCGCGCAGCCTGCGGCCTCCTCGGCATTCTGGCAGACGAAGCCCATCGCGGAATTCAGCGGTGAGGAACTGGTCTACAACGAGACGCTGGGCGACTGGCGCACCCACAACGGCGCCGACTATGCGGCCAAGGCCGGGGAGGAGGTCAGCCCGGTCTGCGGCGGCACGGTGACAGCGGTGACCGAGGACGCCCTGTGGGGTACCGTGGTGGAGATCACCGACCAGAACGAGGTGCTCTGGCGGTATTGCGGTCTGACGGAGGCGTCGGTCAAACCCGGCGAAGGAGTGACCACCGCCACCACACTGGGCAAGGCAGGCAGCGTCCCGGCGGAGAGCAAGATCGCCGCGCACATTCATCTCGAGTGCCTGAAGGGTGAGGAATACCAGGACCCCGAAAGCATGAAATAA